In a single window of the Nicotiana tomentosiformis chromosome 8, ASM39032v3, whole genome shotgun sequence genome:
- the LOC138897620 gene encoding uncharacterized protein, giving the protein MTWLLWNVRGINKCYKRKELKNYLKIKNIKLAGIIETGVKEHKVKRVNCHIAPGWEILNNYNDAVNGRIWVIWDPNYYSVTLLKAEAQIIHCSVKDIMKDQECILSVVYGFNTIERRKQLWKSLTEIGKKISTPWLIGRYFSFVLQLQDRIHGNPNSMAEIQDFNKCVQDLRLSELAWEGEYYIWSNK; this is encoded by the coding sequence ATGACATGGTTACTGTGGAATGTCAGGGGTATCAATAAGTGTTACAAGAGGAAAGAGCTCAAAAATTATCTGAAGATCAAAAACATCAAGCTTGCAGGTATCATTGAAACTGGAGTTAAAGAGCATAAAGTAAAGAGAGTAAACTGCCACATTGCACCTGGCTGGGAGATACTTAATAACTATAATGATGCAGTAAATGGAAGAATATGGGTGATCTGGGATCCAAATTACTACTCGGTCACTTTACTTAAAGCAGAAGCACAAATTATACATTGCTCTGTTAAAGATATTATGAAGGATCAAGAGTGTATATTGTCAGTAGTTTATGGCTTTAACACTATAGAGAGAAGGAAGCAATTATGGAAAAGTTTAACAGAGATAGGAAAAAAGATATCCACACCATGGTTAATTGGAAGATATTTTAGCTTTGTACTACAACTACAAGATAGGATACATGGGAATCCAAACAGTATGGCTGAAATCCAAGACTTCAATAAATGTGTCCAAGACTTAAGGCTTAGTGAATTGGCATGGGAAGGTGAATATTATATATGGTCTAATAAGTAA